Proteins co-encoded in one Ornithorhynchus anatinus isolate Pmale09 chromosome 14, mOrnAna1.pri.v4, whole genome shotgun sequence genomic window:
- the SIX1 gene encoding homeobox protein SIX1 produces the protein MSMLPSFGFTQEQVACVCEVLQQGGNLERLGRFLWSLPACDHLHKNESVLKAKAVVAFHRGNFRELYKILEGHQFSPPNHPKLQQLWLKAHYVEAEKLRGRPLGAVGKYRVRRKFPLPRTIWDGEETSYCFKEKSRGVLREWYAHNPYPSPREKRELAEATGLTTTQVSNWFKNRRQRDRAAEAKERENTENSNASNKQNQLSPLDGGKPLMSSSEEEFSPPQSPDQNSVLLLQDSLAHGRGPNYTLSGLTATQTGHSLQGHQLQDSLLGPLTSSLVDLGS, from the exons ATGTCGATGCTGCCGTCCTTCGGCTTCACGCAGGAGCAGGTGGCCTGCGTGTGCGAGGTGCTGCAGCAGGGGGGGAACCTGGAGCGCCTGGGTCGCTTCCTCTGGTCCCTGCCGGCCTGCGACCACCTGCACAAGAACGAGAGCGTCCTCAAGGCCAAGGCCGTGGTGGCCTTCCACCGGGGCAACTTCCGCGAGCTCTACAAGATCCTCGAGGGCCACCAGTTCTCGCCGCCCAACCACCCCAAGCTGCAGCAGCTGTGGCTCAAGGCGCACTACGTGGAGGCCGAGAAGCTGCGGGGCCGGCCGCTGGGCGCCGTGGGCAAGTACCGCGTGCGCCGCAAGTTCCCCCTGCCCCGCACCATCTGGGACGGCGAGGAGACCAGCTACTGCTTCAAGGAGAAGTCCCGCGGAGTGCTGCGGGAGTGGTACGCGCACAACCCCTACCCGTCCCCGCGCGAGAAGCGGGAGCTGGCCGAGGCCACCGGGCTGACCACCACGCAGGTCAGCAACTGGTTCAAGAACCGGCGGCAGCGCGACCGGGCGGCCGAGGCCAAGGAGAG GGAAAACACTGAAAACAGTAACGCGTCCAACAAGCAGAACCAACTGTCCCCCCTGGACGGGGGTAAGCCGCTCATGTCCAGCTCGGAAGAGGAGTTCTCCCCGCCACAGAGTCCCGACCAGAACTCGGTCCTGCTGCTGCAGGACAGCCTGGCCCACGGCCGGGGCCCCAATTACACCCTGAGCGGCCTCACGGCCACGCAGACCGGCCACAGCCTCCAAGGGCACCAGCTCCAAGATTCGCTGCTCGGACCCCTCACCTCCAGCCTGGTGGACTTGGGCTcttag